In Halorhabdus tiamatea SARL4B, a genomic segment contains:
- a CDS encoding succinate dehydrogenase hydrophobic membrane anchor subunit, translating to MAEYYSSFESGGTRWFLQRITAVILIGTLAFHFFLLHFVNHAAEISFAGTQARMQQVGYFTTMVVFLVTATFHGVNGIYNALINQGISGARKRVAKYGLTVAGLLLIGQGIRVALAMAGISL from the coding sequence ATGGCCGAGTACTACTCCTCCTTCGAGTCAGGCGGCACGCGGTGGTTCCTCCAGCGGATCACCGCCGTCATCCTGATCGGAACGCTCGCGTTTCACTTCTTCCTCTTGCACTTCGTCAATCACGCCGCTGAGATTTCCTTTGCCGGCACGCAGGCCCGGATGCAACAGGTAGGGTACTTTACGACCATGGTCGTCTTTCTCGTGACGGCGACGTTCCACGGCGTCAACGGTATCTACAACGCGCTGATCAATCAGGGCATCTCCGGGGCCCGCAAGCGCGTCGCGAAGTACGGACTCACGGTCGCCGGGTTGCTGTTGATCGGACAGGGAATCAGAGTCGCACTCGCAATGGCAGGGATTTCACTATGA
- a CDS encoding type II toxin-antitoxin system HicA family toxin, producing MSRRRFTGEDVASVLIDMDYYPVDRTGSHLKPRYQHPNTGEVRNVTVPMGGEIQTGTLRNIADQCGAQDFEAFCEWIDDHQ from the coding sequence ATGAGCCGGCGACGGTTCACGGGCGAAGACGTGGCGTCAGTGTTGATCGATATGGACTACTATCCTGTTGATCGAACCGGGAGCCACCTCAAACCCCGCTATCAACACCCCAACACGGGCGAAGTACGGAACGTGACCGTGCCGATGGGGGGCGAAATCCAGACTGGAACGTTGCGAAATATCGCCGATCAGTGCGGCGCCCAGGACTTCGAGGCGTTCTGCGAGTGGATCGACGACCATCAGTGA
- a CDS encoding DUF309 domain-containing protein, whose protein sequence is MDEHTRDDSVGPPAGSPTGWDPDAEQWEHATLRRAVVHGVALYNDGAFHESHDCFEDEWFNYGRGTTESAFLHGMVQVAAGAYKHYDFENDDGMRSLFETALQYLRDVPRDYYGIDLLDVRTTVTNAIADPDALDGWIITLDGEAPEARDADYQYAERLG, encoded by the coding sequence ATGGACGAACATACGCGCGACGACAGCGTCGGGCCGCCGGCGGGGTCGCCGACGGGGTGGGACCCCGACGCCGAGCAATGGGAGCACGCGACCCTCCGGCGTGCAGTCGTCCACGGCGTCGCGCTGTACAACGACGGCGCGTTCCACGAATCGCATGATTGCTTCGAAGACGAGTGGTTCAACTACGGGCGTGGCACCACCGAGAGTGCGTTCCTCCACGGGATGGTCCAGGTCGCTGCGGGCGCGTACAAACACTACGACTTCGAGAACGACGACGGGATGCGGAGTCTCTTCGAGACTGCCCTGCAGTACCTCCGGGACGTTCCGCGTGACTACTACGGGATTGACCTGCTCGACGTGCGAACCACCGTCACGAACGCGATTGCCGATCCGGACGCGCTCGATGGGTGGATCATTACCCTTGACGGCGAAGCCCCTGAGGCCCGGGACGCCGATTATCAGTACGCCGAACGCCTTGGGTAA
- a CDS encoding beta-glucosidase, translated as MATTDTDDTTDRIEALIDRLTLEEKLDLVHGEDDPAELATGFLPGVERLDIPSVSMVDGPLGVRPGTATAFPASIALAAAWDDDLAHEQGEALGRETLGADQDVLLAPGFNIVRVPQGGRTFEYYSEDPYLASRLAVGTVEGVQDAGAIATAKHFVANNQEQDRHEVSAEVSERALREIYLPAFEAAIKEADVGSVMAAYNRINGTYATEHEWLLKDLLKDEWGFEGYVVSDWWATSDGVAAANAGLDVDMPGIPVTQWHAEESLLHDVIDGLPDALPKQSIAKLATSPWLGENVNPNLFDRSPFEVELPEAVRRGQVAESDIDEKIRRVFGQMDRFGLFDDEQPSGALGTEEHRDVATRVAERGAVLLRNEGDVLPLSPETDSIAVIGPNADTAKVGGGGSSRVTPERTVSPLEGIRERVDGDTRVAFARGTEPIDDTEGVAGMDFDLSEFAPGASGSDDGAPGVGDAVVAARQADVAVIVVQDDATEGADRSLWLPGEQDRLVAAVADAAEQTVVVCNTAGPIRMPWAGDVDAIVETWYPGQEDGHATASVLFGDTDPSGRLPVTFGRRLDDYPASSEERYPGVGLEAEYDEGVFVGYRHFDAEGIEPQFAFGHGLSYTDFTYADVTVENDGQPGATVEVDVENVGDRPGRDVVQVYLGPADAPLDRPPKALAGFETVELDAGETTTVSLDVDARAFAYYDVEEGAWVATDGDYTVLVGRSARDIVAEQTVAVEETTVVE; from the coding sequence ATGGCCACCACCGACACGGACGATACGACAGACCGGATCGAGGCGCTGATCGACCGACTCACGCTCGAAGAGAAACTCGACCTCGTTCACGGCGAGGACGACCCGGCCGAACTCGCGACGGGATTTCTCCCGGGCGTCGAACGGCTCGACATTCCCTCAGTTTCGATGGTCGACGGGCCGCTGGGCGTTCGGCCGGGCACGGCGACGGCGTTCCCGGCGTCGATCGCGCTGGCTGCCGCCTGGGACGACGACCTCGCCCACGAGCAGGGCGAGGCTCTCGGCCGGGAGACACTCGGTGCTGACCAGGACGTCTTGCTCGCGCCAGGGTTCAACATCGTTCGAGTGCCCCAGGGCGGCCGGACGTTCGAGTATTACAGCGAGGACCCGTACCTGGCGAGTCGGCTGGCTGTCGGGACCGTCGAGGGAGTCCAGGACGCCGGCGCGATCGCCACCGCGAAGCACTTCGTCGCCAACAACCAGGAGCAGGATCGCCACGAAGTGAGCGCCGAGGTGAGCGAGCGCGCGCTCCGGGAGATCTACCTGCCGGCCTTCGAGGCGGCGATCAAAGAGGCCGATGTCGGGTCGGTGATGGCTGCCTACAACCGCATCAACGGAACCTACGCGACAGAACACGAGTGGTTGCTGAAAGACCTCCTCAAAGACGAGTGGGGATTCGAAGGGTACGTCGTCAGCGACTGGTGGGCGACCTCCGACGGCGTCGCCGCTGCCAACGCCGGCCTCGACGTCGACATGCCCGGGATCCCGGTGACTCAGTGGCACGCAGAGGAGAGTCTCTTACACGACGTAATCGACGGATTGCCCGACGCGCTGCCCAAACAATCGATCGCGAAACTCGCGACGTCGCCGTGGCTCGGCGAGAACGTCAATCCGAACCTCTTCGATCGAAGCCCGTTCGAAGTCGAGCTCCCGGAGGCAGTCCGGCGCGGGCAGGTCGCCGAGTCGGACATCGACGAAAAGATTAGGCGCGTCTTCGGACAGATGGATCGCTTCGGGCTGTTCGACGACGAGCAGCCAAGCGGTGCGCTCGGTACCGAGGAACACCGCGACGTGGCAACGCGGGTCGCCGAGCGCGGCGCAGTCCTCCTCCGGAACGAAGGGGACGTACTCCCGCTCTCGCCCGAAACTGACTCGATCGCCGTGATTGGACCCAACGCCGACACGGCGAAGGTCGGCGGCGGCGGGAGTTCGCGAGTCACGCCGGAGCGCACGGTGAGTCCGCTCGAGGGAATTCGCGAGCGCGTCGACGGCGACACCCGCGTCGCCTTCGCCCGCGGAACCGAACCGATCGACGACACCGAAGGCGTGGCGGGTATGGACTTCGACCTCTCGGAGTTCGCTCCAGGAGCATCCGGTAGCGACGATGGCGCGCCAGGGGTGGGCGATGCAGTCGTCGCTGCCCGGCAGGCAGACGTCGCAGTGATTGTCGTCCAGGACGACGCGACGGAAGGCGCAGACCGATCACTGTGGCTCCCGGGCGAACAAGACCGACTCGTCGCGGCCGTCGCCGACGCCGCCGAGCAGACTGTGGTTGTCTGTAACACGGCCGGCCCGATCCGGATGCCGTGGGCCGGCGACGTCGACGCGATCGTCGAGACCTGGTATCCCGGTCAGGAAGACGGCCACGCGACGGCGTCTGTCCTGTTCGGCGACACCGACCCGAGCGGCCGGTTGCCGGTCACGTTCGGCCGCCGGCTCGACGACTACCCGGCGTCGTCCGAGGAGCGCTACCCGGGAGTCGGGCTCGAAGCCGAGTACGACGAGGGCGTCTTCGTCGGCTACCGCCACTTCGACGCCGAAGGGATCGAACCGCAGTTCGCCTTCGGCCACGGCCTGAGCTACACTGACTTCACGTACGCGGACGTGACTGTCGAGAACGACGGCCAACCGGGCGCGACCGTCGAAGTAGACGTCGAGAACGTTGGGGACCGCCCGGGGCGAGATGTCGTCCAGGTGTACCTCGGCCCGGCAGACGCGCCGCTCGACCGGCCGCCGAAAGCCCTCGCCGGCTTCGAGACGGTCGAACTGGACGCGGGTGAGACGACGACAGTGTCACTGGACGTCGACGCTCGTGCGTTCGCCTACTACGACGTCGAAGAGGGTGCCTGGGTCGCAACGGACGGCGACTACACCGTTCTCGTGGGTCGGTCTGCTCGCGATATCGTCGCCGAGCAGACAGTCGCCGTCGAAGAGACGACCGTCGTCGAGTGA
- a CDS encoding CBS domain-containing ParB/RepB/Spo0J family partition protein, with protein sequence MASSEESLTVGDYMTHEVSTVAPEDTVADVASRIADSGGHTGFPVCSGRDVHGFVSASDLLLAADDLPVTEVMSKDLMVAHPDMDLDDVARVILRSGIQRLPVLDDDGQLVGIISNADVIRSQIERATPDKVEQLLNTIEDVHDVDARQERRVVDLADLTPTQTKVYGDELEGRMYELERGLAEPLVVIDNAGNLLLADGHHRTTAAAELGIEEMDAYVIAVEEPVDLEMAKTTTEEGLESIEDITIVDYARHPLVESTERETGDTE encoded by the coding sequence ATGGCCAGTTCTGAGGAGTCTCTGACCGTCGGAGATTACATGACCCACGAGGTCTCGACGGTCGCGCCGGAGGACACAGTTGCGGACGTAGCGAGTCGCATTGCCGACAGCGGGGGCCACACCGGATTTCCGGTCTGCAGTGGTCGAGACGTACATGGCTTCGTGAGCGCGAGCGATCTTCTGCTCGCCGCCGACGACCTGCCGGTTACCGAGGTGATGTCGAAAGACCTGATGGTCGCCCACCCTGATATGGATCTCGACGACGTCGCCCGTGTCATCCTCCGGTCGGGGATCCAGCGGTTGCCCGTCCTCGACGACGACGGCCAGCTCGTCGGGATCATTTCCAACGCCGACGTCATTCGGAGCCAGATCGAGCGGGCGACCCCCGACAAGGTCGAACAGCTACTGAACACGATCGAGGACGTCCACGACGTCGATGCCCGTCAGGAACGTCGGGTCGTCGACCTCGCCGACCTCACGCCGACCCAGACGAAAGTGTACGGTGACGAACTCGAAGGCCGGATGTACGAACTCGAACGCGGCCTCGCCGAGCCCCTGGTGGTCATCGACAACGCCGGGAATCTCCTGCTCGCGGACGGCCACCACCGGACGACAGCCGCCGCCGAGCTCGGTATCGAAGAGATGGACGCCTACGTCATCGCCGTCGAGGAGCCAGTCGACCTGGAGATGGCCAAGACCACGACGGAGGAAGGCTTAGAGTCGATCGAGGACATCACAATCGTCGACTACGCGCGACACCCGCTCGTCGAGTCGACCGAACGCGAGACCGGCGACACGGAGTGA
- a CDS encoding DHH family phosphoesterase yields the protein MRTRLVVGTGSIARAVIDSLCDRPGRLLVTGSDEETDQPCETDAAETLSVDPTSQTQLAAVEADVETVVVTAETLAENLLIAHAARRAFPAAFLLVYAGADGREGQTGQREAALADLRSVADRVVDPGAVLGSHLSERIETGGISVHKLRRVIEDIEGTLAVVMHDNPDPDAIASALALVRIAERMGQSATACYYGSINHQQNRAFVNLLELDLRALEPDADLSEFGGFALVDHGRPGINDGLPPETTVDVVIDHHPPRGPISAAFTDLRSGVGATSTLLVDYLRRLDIDPTETLATALLFGIRVDTDEFTREVSVADFEAAAFLLQNADLGVLERIEEPSMSSDTLETIAEAIHSRTRHGPVVVSGVGELRDRDALAQAADRLLAIEDVTTTLVYGLDAGTVYVSARSRGTDLDLGETLRTAFGQIGSAGGHADMAGAQLELGVLEDSSNDDLQHIVGDIVTDRFLDVLEMHPSQLPFDLLGVDTDLPEAATPTASRPETIRASDSGADRSDDPVDRYRVGESDSATERDDEPDRSAVDDEPDRSAVDDNDGT from the coding sequence ATGCGCACGCGGCTGGTGGTGGGAACCGGCTCGATCGCTCGGGCCGTCATCGACTCGCTGTGTGACCGACCCGGCCGTCTGCTGGTCACTGGATCCGACGAGGAGACCGATCAACCCTGTGAGACCGACGCGGCCGAGACACTGTCCGTCGATCCGACCTCTCAGACACAACTGGCGGCGGTCGAGGCAGACGTCGAGACAGTCGTCGTTACGGCCGAGACACTTGCGGAGAACCTGCTGATCGCACATGCGGCTCGTCGGGCGTTCCCAGCCGCCTTCCTGCTGGTGTACGCGGGTGCCGACGGGAGAGAAGGGCAAACCGGGCAGCGTGAGGCGGCACTGGCCGATCTCAGATCCGTCGCCGACCGAGTCGTCGATCCTGGCGCGGTGCTTGGCTCCCATCTTAGTGAGCGCATCGAGACGGGTGGCATCTCAGTCCACAAACTCCGTCGTGTGATCGAAGACATCGAGGGGACGCTCGCGGTCGTGATGCACGACAATCCGGATCCCGACGCCATCGCGAGCGCCCTCGCGCTGGTCCGGATCGCCGAGCGCATGGGCCAGTCGGCCACAGCGTGTTACTACGGGTCGATCAACCACCAGCAGAACCGCGCGTTCGTCAACTTGCTCGAACTCGATCTCAGGGCGCTGGAGCCGGATGCGGACCTCTCGGAGTTCGGCGGGTTCGCGCTGGTCGATCACGGCCGCCCGGGGATCAACGACGGGCTGCCACCAGAGACAACAGTCGATGTCGTCATCGACCACCATCCGCCACGCGGTCCGATCAGCGCAGCCTTCACCGACCTCCGAAGCGGCGTCGGAGCGACGAGTACGTTACTAGTGGACTACCTCAGACGGCTCGATATCGACCCCACAGAGACGCTCGCGACGGCACTGTTGTTCGGGATCAGGGTCGACACCGACGAGTTCACGCGGGAGGTCTCAGTCGCCGACTTCGAGGCCGCCGCGTTCCTGCTCCAGAACGCGGATTTAGGCGTCCTCGAGCGGATCGAGGAGCCAAGTATGAGTTCCGATACTCTCGAGACGATCGCCGAAGCGATCCACAGTCGGACGCGCCACGGTCCCGTGGTCGTGAGCGGCGTCGGCGAGTTACGTGACAGGGACGCCCTCGCACAGGCCGCAGACCGCCTGCTCGCGATCGAAGACGTCACGACGACGCTGGTCTACGGATTGGATGCCGGGACAGTGTACGTCTCCGCACGTTCACGGGGAACAGATCTGGACCTCGGAGAGACACTGCGGACCGCCTTCGGCCAGATCGGCAGCGCCGGCGGCCACGCTGACATGGCCGGTGCACAACTCGAACTCGGGGTCTTAGAGGACAGCAGCAACGACGATCTCCAGCACATCGTTGGGGATATCGTCACCGATCGGTTCCTCGACGTCCTCGAAATGCATCCGTCCCAGTTGCCCTTCGACCTCCTGGGAGTGGACACTGACTTGCCGGAGGCCGCCACACCGACGGCGTCCCGCCCCGAGACGATCCGCGCCAGCGATTCGGGAGCGGACCGGTCCGATGATCCCGTGGACCGCTATCGAGTCGGGGAGTCCGACTCGGCCACGGAGCGAGACGACGAACCGGACCGGAGCGCAGTAGACGACGAACCGGACCGGAGCGCAGTAGACGACAACGACGGGACGTGA
- a CDS encoding succinate dehydrogenase/fumarate reductase iron-sulfur subunit translates to MSTESDGEAGSDAESAPETDVEASTDTETEAEPAIPEPQVSSHQQRRLAEKEERMAERDERAAAGADLDEETTHLRIFRYDPEVEGKTEPRFEDFNVPYEEGMTVLDALIYARDHYDSTLTFRHSCQQGVCGSDALFVNGSQYLGCKTQLNEFDEPVRVEPLPHQDVVKDLVVDMQHFYEQMDAVEPYFEPDELPEDELEEQRQTRENREKVKLSTRCIQCGACMSSCNVAAGDNEYLGPAALNKAYRFVMDEREGEQRREERLEIVEDEHGVWRCQTQFSCTEVCPKDIPLTEHIQELKREAIKEDIKFW, encoded by the coding sequence ATGAGCACAGAGTCAGACGGAGAAGCTGGGTCGGACGCCGAATCGGCGCCAGAGACTGACGTCGAAGCCAGTACAGACACGGAGACCGAAGCCGAGCCGGCGATCCCCGAACCGCAAGTCTCGTCCCACCAGCAACGCCGGCTGGCCGAGAAGGAAGAGCGAATGGCCGAACGCGACGAGCGGGCGGCCGCGGGGGCCGACCTCGACGAGGAGACGACGCACCTCCGGATCTTCCGGTACGACCCCGAAGTCGAGGGCAAGACCGAACCGCGCTTCGAGGACTTCAACGTTCCCTACGAGGAGGGGATGACTGTCCTCGATGCGCTGATCTACGCCCGCGATCACTACGATTCGACGCTCACCTTCCGGCACTCCTGCCAGCAGGGCGTCTGTGGGTCGGACGCGCTGTTCGTCAACGGCTCGCAGTACCTGGGGTGTAAGACCCAGCTCAACGAGTTCGACGAGCCGGTCCGGGTCGAGCCGCTCCCCCACCAGGACGTCGTCAAGGATCTGGTCGTGGACATGCAGCACTTCTACGAGCAGATGGATGCCGTCGAGCCGTACTTCGAGCCCGACGAGTTGCCCGAAGACGAACTCGAAGAGCAACGCCAGACCCGGGAGAATCGAGAGAAAGTCAAGCTCTCGACGCGGTGCATTCAGTGTGGCGCGTGCATGTCCTCGTGCAACGTCGCTGCGGGCGACAACGAGTACCTCGGCCCGGCGGCACTCAACAAGGCCTACCGATTCGTCATGGACGAGCGGGAGGGCGAGCAACGCCGGGAGGAGCGCCTCGAGATCGTCGAGGACGAACACGGCGTCTGGCGGTGCCAGACCCAGTTCTCCTGTACCGAGGTCTGTCCGAAGGACATCCCGCTGACCGAACACATTCAGGAACTCAAGCGTGAAGCGATCAAAGAAGACATCAAATTCTGGTGA
- the sdhC gene encoding succinate dehydrogenase, cytochrome b556 subunit produces the protein MAQTYDRGAVEDFGRWREFSAGMWAWVLHKFTGWVLVGYLFTHIAVLSTATGGAELYNGTLGGLEALAIVRLLEVGLLAVAVFHMLNGVRLLFVDLGLGLERQDQSFYASLVITGAIAVASVPTFLGGL, from the coding sequence ATGGCCCAAACCTACGACCGCGGAGCCGTCGAGGACTTCGGGCGATGGCGCGAGTTCTCCGCCGGGATGTGGGCGTGGGTGCTCCACAAGTTCACCGGCTGGGTGCTCGTGGGGTACCTGTTCACGCACATCGCCGTGTTGAGTACGGCGACGGGCGGCGCGGAGCTTTACAATGGCACACTGGGCGGCCTCGAAGCGCTGGCGATCGTCCGGTTGCTCGAAGTCGGACTCCTCGCCGTCGCGGTCTTTCACATGCTCAACGGCGTCCGGCTGTTGTTCGTCGACCTCGGTCTCGGACTCGAGCGACAAGACCAGAGTTTCTACGCGTCGCTGGTGATCACCGGGGCGATCGCCGTCGCCAGCGTGCCGACGTTCCTCGGGGGGCTGTAA
- a CDS encoding type II toxin-antitoxin system HicB family antitoxin, whose protein sequence is MSTGREISLIENDSGQWSAIDEETGVASQGESRQEALENLDEAVALHKGEIGDPVDDDLREWGIDPETVPDEPREPDAPWFEE, encoded by the coding sequence ATGAGTACAGGTCGGGAGATCAGCCTGATCGAGAACGATTCCGGCCAGTGGTCGGCGATCGACGAGGAAACCGGCGTCGCCAGCCAGGGTGAAAGCCGCCAGGAAGCACTCGAAAATCTCGACGAGGCTGTCGCGCTGCACAAGGGTGAGATCGGGGACCCCGTCGACGACGATCTCCGAGAGTGGGGGATCGATCCGGAGACGGTCCCCGACGAACCCCGCGAACCCGACGCCCCCTGGTTTGAGGAATGA